Proteins encoded together in one Qingshengfaniella alkalisoli window:
- a CDS encoding DMT family transporter: protein MTSTNDLRGIILMLVSMAAFAVEDMFVKSVTDRLPIGEALFILGLGGALIFGIWSKRQGVPLFTSALLDRAVMVRNLSEMLGTLFFVTAITVSPLSTASAVLQATPLVVTMGAALFLGETVGWRRWSAIMVGFLGVLMIVRPGTEGFEATSLFAVGGVIFLSSRDLATRATPENVTSIQLSAYAFAIVSLAGLALMLVQGGIVRPTGIESLQLTGALCVGVGGYYCITQAMRIGTISVVAPFRYSRLVFALIIGIVVFNERPDLWTLLGSLVIIGSGLYTFARERRVRRLAGAASPTPG, encoded by the coding sequence ATGACATCGACCAATGATCTGCGCGGCATCATCCTGATGCTCGTGTCCATGGCTGCCTTCGCTGTGGAGGACATGTTCGTCAAGAGCGTGACCGACCGCCTGCCGATCGGTGAAGCACTGTTTATCCTCGGGCTGGGCGGCGCGTTGATCTTCGGGATCTGGTCGAAACGTCAGGGCGTCCCCCTGTTCACCTCGGCGCTTCTGGATCGCGCAGTCATGGTTCGGAACCTGTCGGAAATGCTGGGAACACTGTTTTTCGTGACCGCGATCACCGTCTCACCGCTATCAACGGCCTCCGCCGTCCTTCAGGCGACACCGCTTGTAGTGACAATGGGAGCGGCGCTGTTTCTAGGCGAAACCGTGGGCTGGCGGCGCTGGTCCGCGATCATGGTCGGGTTCCTGGGTGTGCTGATGATTGTGCGCCCCGGGACGGAGGGCTTCGAGGCGACCTCCCTGTTCGCCGTCGGCGGTGTGATCTTCCTGTCCTCTCGCGACCTGGCGACACGGGCCACGCCAGAAAATGTCACATCGATCCAGTTGTCGGCCTATGCCTTCGCAATCGTATCGCTGGCAGGGCTTGCACTTATGCTTGTGCAAGGCGGCATTGTGCGCCCGACAGGTATCGAGTCATTGCAACTGACAGGTGCGCTTTGCGTCGGCGTCGGCGGGTATTACTGCATTACCCAAGCCATGCGGATCGGCACCATCTCCGTCGTCGCGCCGTTCAGGTATTCCAGGTTGGTCTTCGCGCTGATCATTGGCATCGTCGTGTTCAATGAGCGCCCCGATCTATGGACGCTGCTTGGGTCGCTCGTGATCATTGGATCGGGCCTTTACACCTTCGCGCGAGAACGTCGCGTGCGAAGACTGGCCGGTGCTGCCAGCCCCACTCCGGGCTGA